From a region of the Zingiber officinale cultivar Zhangliang chromosome 10B, Zo_v1.1, whole genome shotgun sequence genome:
- the LOC122029627 gene encoding F-box protein SKIP2-like — MPDFNSLPVLDWNAFWSPLLRLGGESGGRHRIPSTPPFSSFRLPWMGQSASTQSIKALSCSSSSSGRRARFASGTIGQPAAMTKGELASCEDATGHSARDYTTELPDECLALVFQSLGSADRKQCSLVCKRWLVIDGQNRHRISLDAREGLQDAVLGIFARFDAVAKLALKCERRAESVGDEALALIVARCPNLTRLKLRSCHAITDVGMAAVGKQCAVLRKLSVGSCSFGFKGIEAVVRGCSLLEELSIKRLRGLPPTLCANEAGNEIIGSISLRSICLKELYHGLCFAPLISGSSNLKTLKLIRCSGDWDMLLEDIADEVPGITEIHLEKLQVSDRGLAALCSCVDLEILHIVKTPECTDIGLSAIAERCHLLRKIHIDGWKTNRIGDEGLIAIAKQCPNLQELVLIAVNPTVRSLGHIAINCRNLERLAICGSDTFGDAEITCVASKCMALKKLCIKGCPVSDHGMEALAEGCPKLVKVKVKKCQGVTPEFAGWLTACREGMVAVNLDTAAQTEKPETSIGESGALENIDQLIDQIGVVDLHSSGSSSRPLPWKARMGFCPGKNFVVSVIRRWSHGSSNSNHT; from the coding sequence ATGCCGGATTTCAATAGCTTGCCTGTTCTTGATTGGAATGCTTTTTGGAGTCCGCTTCTTCGTCTCGGTGGAGAGAGCGGCGGAAGACATCGGATCCCATCGACGCCTCCTTTTTCCTCGTTCCGGCTGCCCTGGATGGGCCAATCTGCCTCCACACAATCCATCAAAGCTCTCTCctgttcctcctcctcctcgggtCGCCGTGCGAGGTTTGCATCTGGCACCATCGGCCAGCCGGCTGCGATGACCAAAGGAGAATTGGCCTCGTGCGAGGATGCCACCGGTCATTCCGCGAGGGATTACACAACCGAACTTCCAGACGAATGCCTTGCCCTCGTCTTCCAGTCCCTTGGCTCCGCCGACCGAAAGCAGTGCTCTCTGGTGTGCAAGCGATGGTTAGTGATCGACGGCCAGAATCGACACCGTATTTCCCTCGACGCTCGGGAAGGTCTCCAAGATGCCGTGCTGGGCATCTTCGCACGATTTGACGCCGTCGCTAAGCTTGCGCTCAAATGCGAACGACGCGCCGAGAGTGTCGGCGACGAAGCTCTTGCTCTGATCGTCGCTCGGTGCCCGAATCTCACGCGCCTCAAGCTCCGTTCTTGCCATGCCATTACCGACGTCGGTATGGCTGCCGTCGGCAAGCAATGTGCTGTTCTACGCAAACTCTCTGTCGGGTCTTGTAGCTTCGGTTTCAAGGGCATTGAGGCCGTCGTCCGTGGCTGTTCGCTTCTAGAGGAGCTCTCCATCAAGAGGCTGCGTGGCCTACCTCCCACCCTCTGCGCTAACGAGGCTGGCAACGAAATCATTGGGTCTATCTCCCTCCGATCTATCTGTCTGAAAGAATTATACCATGGTCTGTGCTTTGCGCCGCTCATCTCCGGATCCTCCAACCTCAAAACCCTAAAGTTAATCAGGTGTTCCGGTGACTGGGACATGCTTCTAGAGGATATAGCAGATGAAGTCCCTGGGATAACTGAGATCCACCTCGAGAAGCTTCAGGTCAGTGATCGCGGCCTTGCTGCTCTCTGTTCTTGTGTCGATCTCGAGATCCTTCATATTGTAAAGACCCCGGAGTGCACTGACATCGGCCTCTCCGCCATCGCTGAACGCTGTCACCTCCTCCGTAAGATCCATATTGATGGGTGGAAGACCAATAGGATCGGCGATGAGGGCCTCATAGCTATTGCAAAACAGTGTCCTAACCTTCAGGAGCTGGTACTTATTGCTGTAAATCCAACTGTACGAAGCTTAGGGCATATAGCGATTAACTGCCGTAACTTGGAGCGCCTTGCCATCTGTGGCAGCGATACCTTTGGGGATGCCGAAATTACTTGTGTTGCCTCCAAATGCATGGCTTTGAAGAAGCTTTGCATCAAGGGATGCCCAGTATCTGATCATGGAATGGAGGCCCTTGCCGAAGGTTGTCCAAAGTTGGTTAAAGTCAAAGTAAAGAAGTGTCAAGGGGTGACACCAGAATTTGCAGGTTGGCTGACAGCATGTAGGGAAGGGATGGTGGCAGTCAATTTGGACACAGCTGCACAAACTGAGAAGCCAGAAACTAGCATTGGTGAGAGTGGGGCGCTTGAAAACATTGACCAGTTGATCGATCAAATTGGGGTTGTTGATCTTCACTCATCAGGCAGTAGTTCTAGGCCATTGCCATGGAAGGCACGAATGGGATTTTGCCCTGGTAAGAACTTTGTAGTATCTGTTATCCGGAGATGGTCTCATGGGAGTAGTAACTCCAATCATacatga